ATGATTTCCACCAAAGCCACTTCGCCGAGGATCACAAAAGGGACGAATACCACAAAGCCATCAACCTTGGCGACTCCATCGCCGCCAAAGGCCATATCGGAAATTTCTATTTCAAGCCGATCCCCAACGTTTAGTGAAGCTGGGGGAGATTCAGTTTCTTCCATTAATGATCTTTCCGCACATGTTCGCGAAGCAGGTCGCGGCCGAAATCGCCATTGAAATCGCGCCAGGTTGCATGCACGTGATTGGCGCCATTTTGTGTGTTCGCGTATTCCAATAAAAAGCTCGGGCCTTGTACGCGATAATAATGTGGCTCAAATTGTTTGGTGCTGCCTGCCCATGAAAACCGGATTTTTTCAAGGCCGCCTTTTTCAATTTTGGCCCAGTCTTCTTTGGCAACGATGGCCCGATGGCGATTGATATATTCCTTGATTAATTCGACCAACATCTGTTGCCCTGCCTTGTCTAATTGACCGTATGCGACCCCCGTTTGTTCGAGTGCCTTGGCGGATGGAAGTGCTGCGGTCAGAATATCTTTGGGAGCTTTGTTTGCAATCACCGCGGATTTTTTTTGAGATTCCCCTAAAGACAGCCGCAGTTTGCGGGCCAGGTTTTCTTCCGCCTCCAAAGCCACCAGCCGCCGGCCCGGGCCAAAATCACAGATTGCCGGATTGCTGCCCCAGAAGGAAGGCACCCCTGCCAATTGACCGTTCACGATGGTGTAGTTGAGCGAAAGATGGTGGCCTTCAAAACGCCAACCCCATGTCCCTTTGGAGCCGGGTTTGCCAAAAATCAAAATGTGATACGCCTCTGAGTCCCGGACAAACCGTCGATTCTTTCCTTCGAGAACAAAAAGAATATCTTCAAGAAACATGATATTGCGGATCTTGGTATGCCCTGTTTCACTGAGCACGGTTTTGAGAAGTGTGTGGGCCAATTTACGTTGAGCGGGGGTCATTTCTTTGATTTGAAGTCCTTTTCGGTATCCATCCTTGAGCATTTCTGCAGGGAGGAAATTCCAATCAGTCCGGGCTTCTGATTTGAATGCGTACGCCGCTTTTTTAGTTTGATTTGCGTTGAGGCTTGCGAGCAAACCATTGGCGGCTTGGGCCATGTTAGCAGGGAAATCGGCGGTGCGTCCGTTTTGGGCAAGCAGCAGTCCGAAAACAAGAATGATCATTTTAGAGAATTTCATCGGCCGCGATTGTCACTATGAGGAGCGGAATGACAAGCAGATTGCGCCGATTGTGTTTAGCCATTAAGGTTCGCCCCGTGAAACTTTTGTTCATTGGAGACATTGTCGGAAAGCCGGGCCGGCACGCGGTGCGTGATTTAGTGCCTTTATTGCGGGACCGCCATCAATTGGATTTGGTGATCGCCAATGGCGAAAACGCCGTCGGCGGCAGCGGCATTAACCGTGAGAAAGCGAACGAAATTTTTGATGCCGGAGTGGATGTTATGACCTGTGGCGATCATCTTTGGGATCAGCGTGAGGTCCTGGAGTTGCTGGACAGCGAGCCTCGTTTTGTGCGACCGACTAATTATCCGCCCGGCACGCCCGGGCAGGGCAGCACTTTATTCGAACGTGCGGGATTGCCCACCGTCGGCATAATCAACGCGCAAGGCCGCACCTTTATGCGCGGGGAAATGGAAAACCCATTTCGTACGGTAGCCGAGGAAGTCAAGAAGCTTGCTCCGATCGCGCCGGTGATATTTGTGGATTTTCATGCGGAAGCCACCAGCGAAAAAATTGCCATGGGACGAATGCTGGATGGGGATGTGAGCGCGGTGGTGGGCACGCACACGCACGTGCAAACGGCGGATGAAACCATTTTTCCCGGCGGCACGGCTTTCCTTTGCGACGCTGGTTTTACGGGCCCGCACGATGGAGTGATCGGTCGTGAATGGAAGCCGGTGGTTCATCGATTCCTCACCAGCCAACCCCAGAGGTTTCCCGTTGCCAAAGGCCGTGTGCTGTTGCAGGGGGTGATCATCGAGGTCGATGGCGCTACCGGCAAAGCTACTTCGATCGAGCGAGTGAATGAGGCGCTTTAGAACGAGTCCGTGCGTTCGGTGCTTTCAAATAAATCGTTTATCTGTCAATTTCTCCGACCCATGAATTCGATGACCGGCTATGGACGCGGCGAATCGTCGCGCGATGGCGCAAAGCTCACAGTAGAAATCAGCACGGTAAACCGCAAGCAGGCGGAATTATCGTTATACCTGCCTCGGGAACTGGATGCCTTAGAAAACCGGGCACGCGATGAAATTAACTCGCGCATTTCCCGCGGACGCATCGTGGCGCGGGTGGGCTTGTCGACCACGGACGGGAATGGGACGGAGGTGAAACTCGATGCCAACCTCGCAAAACGTTTCGCCCGCGAATATCGAAAACTTGCCAAGGAGCTGAAGTTGAAAGACGACCTTGGCATCGACACGATTTTACGCGCCCCCGGTGTGTTGAAACAATGTGATGAGGCGCTGGACGTTGAGAAAGTGTGGCCCACGTTACGAAAGGCACTGCGCGATGCATTGGCGGATTTGCTTTCGATGCGCACCCGCGAGGGAGCAAATCTTAAAAAAGATTTACAGCAACGTATTGGCACCATGCAAAAGGCGGTGAAGAAAATTGCAAAGCAGGCACCGTCTACCGTGAAACGGCATCGCGAGCAATTACACGAGCGCCTGATTTCCGCCGGGCTGGAATTGGGCAAGGGCGATGACGAGCGGTTGCTCAAAGAAGTGGCGATGTTTGCGGACAGGATAGATATCACGGAGGAACTCACGCGGCTGGAAAGTCACTTTGGGCAGTTCAACGATTGCGCAAAAACAAAAGGGCCGGTGGGTCGCACCCTTGATTTTCTTTCACAGGAAATGAATCGGGAAATTAACACAATCGGTTCGAAGGGGAATGATGCGGCCATTTCAAAGATGGTAGTGACGCTGAAAAGTGAGTTGGAAAAATTTCGTGAGCAGGTGCAAAACGTGGAGTGATGAGGGGTGACAGTCAATCCCAGCCGATTTTGTGGGTGCTCTCCGGTCCATCGGGAGTAGGGAAAACAACCGTCGCACTGCGGTTGCTGGCGGAGAACCCTTCGCTCGTCCGCGTGGTAACCTGTACCACTCGCGCCCCCCGCAAAGGCGAAGTGGACGGTGAGGCATATCATTTTTTGAGTGAGACGGAATTCACTCAAGGGGTGGATGCGGGCGAATTTTTGGAACACGCCGAAGTGTATGGCCAAAGATATGGCACGATGAAATCTGCGGTGACCGAAGCACTCGCCGCAGGGAAGGATGTGCTGGTGGTAAATGATGTGCAAGGCGCGCTGACGTTTACTGAAATGGCGCGACGGGATGAAGGTTTGGCAAAGGCCTTGAGCACCATTTTTATTGTAGCCGAAAATACGGCAGCGTTGAGGGCGCGTTTGGAAATGCGCGGTGAGGATGCGCCTGCAGTGATTGCCGGACGACTGGCCGTTGCAGATGCGGAGATGGCGCAGCAGGATCAATTTGACCACGTCGTGGTGAGCGGCACACGCGAGGAGGATGCTGCGGCGGTGCAGGAAATTTTTGCAAACGCAAAATAATGGCAAAACGTAAAATAATCGCACTTGGGGTAACGGGCTCCATTGCTGCCCACAAAGCGGTGGATGTGTGCAGTTCGCTGGCAAAAGGCGGGGCGGATGTGCACGTGGTGATGACCCGGGATGCGCAGGAATTTGTGACGCCGTTGCCATTCAAAACGCTTTCGCGCAATCCGGTGATCACCAGCCTTTATGATGAGGAAGAGGGCTGGCAGCCGGCGCACATTCGTCTGGCGGATGAGGCGGATTTGCTGATCATCGCCCCGGCCACGGCTAATTGCCTTGCCAAGCTTGCTCATGGGCAGGCGGATGACGCACTGGGCTGCATCGCGTTGGCATTGAACCCTGATGCAAAATTGATGATCGCGCCGGCGATGAACGGAAAAATGTGGAGCCATCCGGCCACGCAGGCAAATGTGGCGTTATTGCGGGATCGAGGTGCGCAATTCATCGGCCCGGCCGAGGGCGAACTGGCGTGTGGCTACGAGGGACTTGGCCGGTTGGAATCTGCCGAATTAATTGTCGGAGCGGCCTTGCAGTGGGTGGGGCTTTCATCTTAGAAACTTCATTTCCCGATGCCAGCCATTAAAAAAATCCGTCACTTTTTCAAGCTCGTGAGCACCTCGTCTATTGATCAGGACGAGCAATACTCGCGGTTGAAATTGATGGAACGCGACCTCGGCGTGCCGATTAAAATTTTTGTGTTAGCCATCACAGCGTATTTCCTGTTTTTCACTGACGAGTTCAAAGGGACGCAGTGGCTGGATGTGGCGCTGGAACCGGTTCAGGAATTTTTCATGGGGTATGTGCTTGTCAATGTTGGGGCGATTGCTTTCCTGTTGTTTTTCAACCGCTGGCCGTTGCGTGTGGTGCATTGGGTGACGTTGGTGATGAATTTTGTGGATGCCCTGGTGGTGTCAGCATTGGTGGTCATCACCGGCGGGCTTGATAGTATGGTCTATTATGTTTTCGTGGTGCTCATTATTCGGAACGCAGTTAGCGTTCCGATTCCGGCAACCCAGATTTCGATCAATCTGCTGACGACGGCAGGATATGCGGCAGCCATTTTTATCTGGAAAGGTTGGTTCTCACAGGTCACGGGATTGGATGATGATTTGAGCGGAGCATTTCCTGGCCCGGCGACCGTAGAGCAGGTTGCTCAGGCAAATACGTTGGAGCAGGATCAATATGAAAGCGCCTTGTTTGTAATCCGGGTTTTCTTTTTGGTGTTGATGACGGCGCTGTGTTATGGGGTGCAGGTGTTGTTTGATCGTGACCAAATTTCGCAGCGGG
The sequence above is drawn from the Limisphaerales bacterium genome and encodes:
- the gmk gene encoding guanylate kinase, whose product is MRGDSQSQPILWVLSGPSGVGKTTVALRLLAENPSLVRVVTCTTRAPRKGEVDGEAYHFLSETEFTQGVDAGEFLEHAEVYGQRYGTMKSAVTEALAAGKDVLVVNDVQGALTFTEMARRDEGLAKALSTIFIVAENTAALRARLEMRGEDAPAVIAGRLAVADAEMAQQDQFDHVVVSGTREEDAAAVQEIFANAK
- a CDS encoding YicC family protein, whose product is MNSMTGYGRGESSRDGAKLTVEISTVNRKQAELSLYLPRELDALENRARDEINSRISRGRIVARVGLSTTDGNGTEVKLDANLAKRFAREYRKLAKELKLKDDLGIDTILRAPGVLKQCDEALDVEKVWPTLRKALRDALADLLSMRTREGANLKKDLQQRIGTMQKAVKKIAKQAPSTVKRHREQLHERLISAGLELGKGDDERLLKEVAMFADRIDITEELTRLESHFGQFNDCAKTKGPVGRTLDFLSQEMNREINTIGSKGNDAAISKMVVTLKSELEKFREQVQNVE
- a CDS encoding phosphopantothenoylcysteine decarboxylase, yielding MAKRKIIALGVTGSIAAHKAVDVCSSLAKGGADVHVVMTRDAQEFVTPLPFKTLSRNPVITSLYDEEEGWQPAHIRLADEADLLIIAPATANCLAKLAHGQADDALGCIALALNPDAKLMIAPAMNGKMWSHPATQANVALLRDRGAQFIGPAEGELACGYEGLGRLESAELIVGAALQWVGLSS
- a CDS encoding TIGR00282 family metallophosphoesterase, whose amino-acid sequence is MKLLFIGDIVGKPGRHAVRDLVPLLRDRHQLDLVIANGENAVGGSGINREKANEIFDAGVDVMTCGDHLWDQREVLELLDSEPRFVRPTNYPPGTPGQGSTLFERAGLPTVGIINAQGRTFMRGEMENPFRTVAEEVKKLAPIAPVIFVDFHAEATSEKIAMGRMLDGDVSAVVGTHTHVQTADETIFPGGTAFLCDAGFTGPHDGVIGREWKPVVHRFLTSQPQRFPVAKGRVLLQGVIIEVDGATGKATSIERVNEAL
- a CDS encoding DUF3500 domain-containing protein; translation: MIILVFGLLLAQNGRTADFPANMAQAANGLLASLNANQTKKAAYAFKSEARTDWNFLPAEMLKDGYRKGLQIKEMTPAQRKLAHTLLKTVLSETGHTKIRNIMFLEDILFVLEGKNRRFVRDSEAYHILIFGKPGSKGTWGWRFEGHHLSLNYTIVNGQLAGVPSFWGSNPAICDFGPGRRLVALEAEENLARKLRLSLGESQKKSAVIANKAPKDILTAALPSAKALEQTGVAYGQLDKAGQQMLVELIKEYINRHRAIVAKEDWAKIEKGGLEKIRFSWAGSTKQFEPHYYRVQGPSFLLEYANTQNGANHVHATWRDFNGDFGRDLLREHVRKDH